The genomic region TTAGGGAAGCTGCAGCAGCCAAGATCCCAGGCATCCTAGCGTCAACGGGTGTTATCTCGACAACTCCAAAGTTTAAGTATTTTGCTACATCACGTAATGATGAACCAGCCGGACTTATTCCGCTAAAAATGATTTTCAGCTCTGGGTTGCTTTCAATCATCTTTATTGTTTGGATAACCGTTCTCCTATCAACGCCAGCAACACGGCTTATCCTAACCACTGGTATAACTATATCGCCACAGTAAATTTTTCCATTCCTAACGCTTAATCCATTTTTAATTAATATTTTTGCAACATTAAGTCTCTCAGGATAACCCTCTAAACACTTAGCTATTTTATCCCACATTACTGATCACTATCACTGTTGATCGCTCAGAACATTATATGCATAAGGATCCTTTTAATCTTTCCTAGCCGAAACAAAAATAAAAGGATAAACTTCCATAAATCGCTTAAAAATGTTCGGATAAAAATAAAACGTG from Candidatus Bathyarchaeia archaeon harbors:
- a CDS encoding amino acid-binding ACT domain protein translates to MWDKIAKCLEGYPERLNVAKILIKNGLSVRNGKIYCGDIVIPVVRISRVAGVDRRTVIQTIKMIESNPELKIIFSGISPAGSSLRDVAKYLNFGVVEITPVDARMPGILAAAASLIAQKNISIRQAIVDDPELTPEPKLILIAETKVPGELIPEFLKIRGVSKVSVY